In the genome of Pseudoglutamicibacter cumminsii, one region contains:
- the rplU gene encoding 50S ribosomal protein L21: MVYAIVRAGGRQEKVAVGDIVTLDRVRDEIGDTIELPAVLLVDGDNVTSDADKLAKVKVQAKVLENLRGKKIVIQKYKNKTGYKKRQGFRAALSRVEITSIA, from the coding sequence GTGGTCTACGCGATTGTTCGCGCTGGTGGGCGCCAGGAGAAGGTCGCTGTTGGCGACATCGTGACCCTCGACCGCGTCCGCGATGAGATCGGTGACACGATCGAGCTCCCCGCGGTGCTGCTGGTCGACGGCGACAACGTGACGTCGGATGCCGACAAGCTTGCCAAGGTTAAGGTTCAGGCTAAGGTCCTGGAGAACCTCCGCGGCAAGAAGATTGTCATCCAGAAGTACAAGAACAAGACCGGCTACAAGAAGCGTCAGGGTTTCCGCGCAGCATTGTCGCGCGTCGAGATCACCTCGATTGCCTGA
- the rsfS gene encoding ribosome silencing factor: MNIPGIVTDRLNAAAHAANLKGGEEISAIYVGERLGLADAFLLISGGSERQVEAIAEAVEDELRVNHEDQPLRREGRGSGRWVLLDYGDIVIHVQHVEDRDFYGLDRIWADAPAIELAELQAQESV, encoded by the coding sequence GTGAACATTCCGGGCATTGTCACAGATCGTCTCAACGCTGCCGCACATGCGGCCAATCTCAAAGGCGGGGAAGAGATCTCCGCGATCTACGTGGGGGAGCGCCTCGGTTTGGCCGATGCGTTCTTGCTTATTTCGGGAGGCTCTGAGCGGCAAGTAGAAGCGATCGCCGAAGCGGTTGAAGACGAGCTGCGTGTCAATCACGAGGATCAGCCTCTGCGCAGGGAAGGGCGCGGTAGCGGCCGTTGGGTCTTGCTGGACTACGGTGACATCGTGATCCATGTTCAACATGTTGAGGATCGTGACTTCTATGGATTGGATCGGATCTGGGCTGACGCTCCGGCAATTGAATTGGCCGAGCTACAGGCTCAGGAATCCGTGTGA
- the rpmA gene encoding 50S ribosomal protein L27, which yields MASKKGVGSTRNGRDSNPQYLGIKRFGGQTVKAGEILVRQRGTRYHAGANVGRGKDDTLFALAAGSVEFGTRRGRKTVSIVGE from the coding sequence ATGGCATCAAAGAAGGGCGTTGGCTCGACTCGTAACGGTCGCGACTCCAACCCGCAGTACCTGGGCATCAAGCGCTTTGGCGGCCAGACCGTCAAGGCAGGCGAGATCCTGGTTCGTCAGCGTGGCACCCGCTACCACGCAGGCGCCAACGTTGGCCGCGGTAAGGACGACACGCTGTTCGCACTTGCTGCAGGTTCGGTTGAGTTCGGTACGCGTCGCGGTCGTAAGACCGTCAGCATTGTTGGCGAGTAA
- the proB gene encoding glutamate 5-kinase, whose protein sequence is MASEHSELSKVQQRADIPHANRIVVKIGSSSLSDIQGGLNTQAVVDLVDALGEVIRRGNQVVLVSSGAIAAGLAPMGLTSRPKDLATQQAAAAVGQVVLAAQYSKEFGRYGETAAQVLLTADDLIRRGHYANAFRSLSRLLSLGIVPIVNENDAVATSEIRFGDNDRLAALVANLVKADAVVLLSDVDAVYTAHPERGGEPIDTVTHPSDLADVELGSAGSAGVGTGGMQTKVAAATIAAQSGIPTLVTSAANASKALAGEDVGTFFAAQRGRRSLKRLWLEHLAEGRGRLVLDDGAVKAIASGTNSLLAAGIIDVRGEFIEGEPVDITNSNGVVIARGFSSFASDEIPDMLGLTSDQLREDLGDRFERPVVHADELAVFGSVFAKANPDAINS, encoded by the coding sequence GTGGCTTCAGAGCACAGCGAACTATCTAAGGTTCAACAGCGTGCAGACATCCCACACGCTAACCGGATTGTGGTGAAGATTGGATCTTCATCTTTGTCCGACATTCAGGGTGGACTCAACACGCAGGCCGTCGTTGATTTGGTTGATGCTCTGGGTGAAGTGATCCGACGCGGAAACCAGGTGGTTCTGGTTTCATCGGGTGCTATTGCCGCGGGGCTCGCACCGATGGGACTGACGTCGCGGCCCAAGGATCTAGCGACGCAGCAGGCCGCAGCCGCTGTTGGCCAAGTGGTGTTGGCGGCCCAGTATTCCAAGGAATTCGGCCGCTACGGTGAAACAGCCGCGCAGGTCTTGCTCACTGCCGATGATTTGATTCGCCGCGGGCACTACGCGAATGCGTTCCGCTCTTTGTCGCGGCTATTGTCACTGGGCATCGTGCCGATCGTTAACGAAAACGACGCGGTCGCTACGAGTGAAATCCGTTTCGGCGACAACGACCGGCTGGCAGCACTGGTTGCAAACTTGGTCAAAGCGGATGCGGTCGTTCTGCTTTCAGACGTTGACGCAGTTTATACGGCGCACCCTGAACGCGGCGGTGAACCGATCGATACGGTGACGCACCCAAGTGACCTAGCTGACGTCGAGCTGGGTTCCGCAGGAAGCGCGGGCGTGGGCACTGGCGGTATGCAGACGAAGGTTGCAGCAGCCACGATTGCTGCGCAGTCTGGCATCCCAACGCTGGTAACTTCGGCCGCAAATGCGTCGAAAGCACTTGCAGGGGAGGACGTCGGCACGTTCTTTGCTGCCCAGCGTGGGCGTCGTTCCCTCAAACGTCTGTGGCTTGAGCATCTCGCGGAGGGCCGCGGACGCCTTGTGTTGGATGACGGCGCGGTCAAAGCGATCGCAAGCGGAACTAACTCACTTTTGGCCGCCGGAATCATCGATGTCCGGGGCGAGTTCATCGAAGGCGAACCTGTCGACATCACCAACAGTAACGGTGTCGTCATCGCGCGTGGCTTCTCGTCGTTCGCATCTGATGAAATCCCAGACATGCTCGGCCTAACCAGCGACCAGCTACGCGAAGACCTGGGCGACCGTTTCGAGCGACCTGTCGTCCACGCAGACGAACTCGCGGTTTTCGGTTCTGTATTCGCGAAAGCCAATCCAGACGCAATCAATAGCTGA
- a CDS encoding glutamate-5-semialdehyde dehydrogenase: protein MATDIDATTLVAERADKAREASHVMANLPREAKDAALRDIASAIDAARAEILEANQADMKAGEENGTSKAMLDRTKLDDARIDGLMAALEELANQADPVGEVTDGRQLPNGMRLRQVRVPLGVVGVIYEARPNVTVDIAGIAIRSGNAVLLRGGSAAAHTNKVLVRVIQEVLEKKGLPVAAVQSVDDGGRPAANAMMEAVGKIDILIPRGGRNLIQSVVNNAKVPVIQTGEGNVHIFLDASAPTEQSTEIVLNAKTQRPSVCNAVETLLIHADALEGTGKTVLSALVAAGVTLHGDERVAEAVDAEVVPAQEEDFTDEYLDLDIAVKIVDSLDEALAHIERYSTGHTDAIITESVTSQQAFLKNVNSAVVVVNASTRFTDGGEFGLGAEVGISTQKMHARGPMGAVALTSWKWILEGDYNVRS from the coding sequence ATGGCAACCGATATTGACGCAACCACTTTGGTAGCTGAACGCGCTGACAAGGCGCGTGAAGCATCACACGTCATGGCGAACCTGCCGCGGGAAGCGAAGGATGCGGCTCTGCGTGACATCGCTTCGGCCATTGACGCTGCCCGCGCCGAGATCCTTGAAGCCAATCAGGCTGATATGAAAGCTGGCGAAGAAAACGGCACGTCAAAGGCAATGCTTGACCGCACCAAGCTCGATGACGCCCGCATCGACGGTCTCATGGCAGCTTTGGAAGAACTAGCCAATCAAGCGGACCCAGTGGGTGAGGTCACCGACGGACGCCAGCTACCCAATGGCATGCGTCTGCGTCAGGTGCGCGTTCCGCTCGGTGTGGTCGGCGTGATCTATGAGGCACGCCCGAACGTCACCGTGGATATCGCAGGCATCGCGATCCGCTCCGGTAACGCTGTTCTGTTGCGCGGCGGTAGTGCGGCGGCGCACACGAACAAGGTGCTCGTGCGCGTTATCCAGGAGGTCCTCGAGAAGAAGGGCCTGCCAGTCGCTGCGGTCCAGTCGGTCGACGACGGTGGGCGTCCCGCCGCGAACGCAATGATGGAAGCTGTGGGCAAGATTGACATCCTCATCCCACGCGGTGGACGCAATCTGATCCAGTCTGTGGTCAATAATGCGAAAGTTCCTGTGATCCAGACGGGCGAAGGCAATGTCCACATTTTCCTTGATGCGAGCGCACCTACCGAGCAGTCGACTGAGATTGTGCTCAACGCCAAGACTCAGCGTCCTTCGGTGTGCAACGCCGTGGAGACTTTGCTGATTCATGCCGACGCGCTCGAAGGGACCGGCAAGACTGTTTTGTCCGCCCTGGTTGCGGCTGGGGTTACGCTGCATGGCGACGAACGCGTAGCCGAGGCAGTGGATGCAGAGGTCGTTCCGGCACAGGAAGAGGACTTCACCGACGAATACCTTGATCTCGATATCGCTGTGAAGATTGTGGATTCGCTGGATGAAGCTCTCGCGCACATCGAGCGTTACAGCACCGGCCACACCGACGCGATCATCACCGAGTCGGTCACGAGCCAGCAGGCGTTCCTTAAGAACGTCAACTCGGCCGTTGTCGTTGTGAATGCGTCCACGCGATTCACCGATGGAGGTGAGTTCGGCCTCGGGGCTGAAGTTGGCATCTCAACCCAGAAGATGCATGCTCGCGGTCCAATGGGAGCCGTGGCGTTGACTTCTTGGAAGTGGATTCTCGAAGGCGACTACAACGTTCGGAGCTAG
- the nadD gene encoding nicotinate-nucleotide adenylyltransferase, with amino-acid sequence MPKLHSQRQRIGVMGGTFDPIHHGHLVAASEVAAKFRLDEVIFVPTGRPWQKLQDPKDHVTDSEHRYLMTVVATASNPRFTVSRVDIDRPGYTYTIDTLRDLHAQHPDADLFFITGADALAKIMTWKDIDELQSLASFIGVTRPGHVLEDNGLERLELLEVPAMAISSTDCRGRVARGEPVWYLVPDGVVQYINKHGLYVDQQTVSAEVNARG; translated from the coding sequence GTGCCGAAGCTGCATTCACAACGTCAACGGATTGGCGTGATGGGCGGGACATTCGACCCGATCCATCATGGCCACCTTGTTGCGGCGAGTGAAGTTGCGGCGAAGTTCAGGCTCGACGAGGTCATTTTCGTTCCCACGGGACGCCCGTGGCAGAAACTTCAGGACCCCAAGGATCACGTCACTGATTCCGAACACCGGTACCTGATGACAGTTGTTGCGACTGCCTCGAACCCACGGTTCACGGTATCCCGCGTCGATATCGACCGCCCCGGATACACGTACACCATCGATACGTTGCGAGACCTCCACGCTCAACACCCTGATGCGGATCTTTTCTTCATCACCGGAGCGGACGCGCTTGCCAAGATCATGACGTGGAAAGACATCGATGAACTGCAGTCGCTCGCCTCATTCATTGGCGTGACCCGCCCGGGGCACGTGCTCGAAGACAACGGCCTAGAACGGCTCGAACTTCTCGAGGTGCCGGCCATGGCTATTTCGTCGACTGATTGTCGCGGACGCGTAGCGCGCGGCGAGCCGGTCTGGTACTTGGTGCCCGATGGTGTTGTTCAGTACATCAACAAGCATGGGCTTTATGTCGACCAACAGACAGTATCGGCGGAGGTGAACGCGCGTGGCTGA
- the obgE gene encoding GTPase ObgE gives MATFVDRVTVFARGGNGGHGCVSVHREKFKPLGGPDGGNGGHGGDVIVRVDPQINTLLSFHHAPHQKAENGEPGKGSLRHGKHGEHLVLPVPEGTVVKDESGEILADLMRPGQEFILSKGGQGGLGNAALASTKRKAPGFALLGTQAEETRHVLELKTVADIALVGFPSAGKSSLIGALSAAKPKIADYPFTTLVPNLGVVAAGDVRYTIADVPGLIEGAAEGRGLGLEFLRHVERCAALVHVLDCASLETDRDPISDLDIILGELERYKADADFEGTESAPVPLIDRPAIIALNKVDVPDGQDMADMMRPELEARGYKVFDVSAVSRKGLRELSFAMADLVEQARAQVVHDADVVEVPKVVRPRAVNVEEFTIKREERSGEALYRIRGEKPERWVEQTDFRNDEAIGYLADRLEKLGIEKALFEEGAEPGDAVVIGGEGGVLFDWEPTMTTGAELLGNRGEDPRLDTNERRTTAQRRAAYQARKDRRAATREIMDAERKSGLWTDNEDFSASVERDH, from the coding sequence ATGGCAACGTTTGTTGATCGCGTGACTGTTTTCGCGCGCGGTGGAAACGGGGGCCACGGCTGTGTCTCCGTACACCGCGAGAAGTTCAAACCTCTGGGTGGCCCAGACGGTGGTAACGGTGGTCACGGCGGCGATGTGATTGTCCGGGTTGATCCTCAGATCAACACTCTGCTGTCTTTCCACCACGCTCCGCATCAGAAAGCCGAAAACGGTGAGCCAGGCAAGGGTAGCCTGCGTCACGGCAAGCACGGCGAACACCTTGTGCTGCCGGTTCCCGAAGGCACTGTTGTCAAGGACGAATCAGGTGAGATCCTTGCTGATTTGATGCGCCCTGGACAAGAGTTCATCCTGTCTAAAGGCGGCCAGGGAGGGCTCGGTAACGCTGCTCTGGCATCGACCAAGCGTAAGGCTCCAGGGTTTGCGCTACTCGGTACGCAGGCTGAGGAAACGCGCCACGTTCTGGAACTTAAGACGGTTGCTGACATCGCTTTGGTGGGTTTCCCGTCCGCGGGTAAGTCATCCCTGATTGGCGCACTTTCCGCCGCAAAGCCAAAGATCGCTGATTATCCGTTCACTACCTTGGTTCCGAACCTCGGTGTGGTTGCGGCCGGCGACGTGCGCTATACGATCGCTGACGTTCCGGGCCTCATCGAAGGTGCGGCTGAAGGGCGTGGGCTCGGCCTTGAATTCCTGCGGCACGTTGAGCGTTGCGCTGCTCTTGTGCACGTTCTCGACTGTGCGTCCCTTGAGACTGATCGAGACCCGATTTCCGATCTCGACATTATTCTGGGCGAGCTTGAACGCTATAAGGCCGACGCAGACTTTGAGGGTACCGAGTCTGCACCGGTCCCGTTGATCGACCGCCCTGCGATCATCGCATTGAACAAGGTTGATGTTCCTGATGGCCAGGACATGGCTGACATGATGCGTCCAGAGCTCGAAGCCCGCGGTTATAAGGTCTTTGATGTATCGGCTGTGAGCCGTAAAGGCTTGCGTGAGCTTTCGTTTGCGATGGCTGACCTTGTTGAGCAGGCTCGCGCGCAGGTCGTGCATGATGCCGACGTGGTTGAGGTTCCCAAGGTTGTGCGCCCTCGTGCAGTGAACGTCGAAGAGTTCACCATCAAACGTGAGGAACGATCCGGTGAGGCGCTCTATCGAATTCGCGGCGAGAAACCTGAGCGTTGGGTTGAACAAACAGACTTCCGCAACGATGAGGCGATTGGTTACCTCGCGGATCGCCTCGAGAAACTCGGAATCGAGAAGGCGTTGTTCGAAGAAGGCGCCGAGCCCGGTGACGCTGTCGTCATCGGTGGTGAAGGCGGAGTGCTCTTCGACTGGGAACCAACCATGACTACAGGTGCGGAGCTGCTCGGAAACCGAGGCGAGGATCCGCGACTTGACACGAACGAACGCAGGACGACCGCCCAGCGTCGCGCCGCGTATCAGGCACGCAAGGATCGCCGCGCAGCCACCCGCGAAATCATGGACGCCGAGCGCAAATCCGGCCTCTGGACAGACAACGAAGATTTTTCCGCGAGTGTAGAAAGGGATCACTAA